One window of Mucilaginibacter inviolabilis genomic DNA carries:
- a CDS encoding ABC transporter permease, protein MFKNYFKIAWRGLIRNKLYSAINIGGLGAGMAVSFILLIYVYNEVTFDSFHQNKDRIYKVMKNQPANGEINTGDATPVQLAGALQKDYPEIEAITRTNWGYDQLLNYNNKPLKFNLMSVDASYLDIFTLDFVKGNKQDAFRDMSSVIITESVVKALFGDKDPMGQTVKLNGNQLVKVSAVIKDLPQNSTFRFKALIPWKLYESAQPWVKGSSWGNYSFMTYVLLKPGINPDVFSNKIKNVIARYNADNKENKLFLFPFTKWHLYSEFKNGVSVGGSIEYVRLFLLLAIGILLIACINFMNLSTARSGRRSREVGIRKVVGAKRTAIIQQFLGESVLTAFLAFVFAILLMSVLLPYFNELIRGQLTIPYANYGAWAAAIAVTVITGLLAGSYPALFLSSFKPVRVLKGNSSTGKRTWHTRQILVVTQFVFATCLIISSILIYKQISYIKNRPVGYSQNGLVEFGLEGKMIDQFNNFRLDAISSGAVTDAAATSTSIANTNGSTWGVTWPGQLAGEDKIPIDQIAVSYHFISTFGLHILQGRDFDESRPADTLALMLNEAAVKLMRLKQPLGQIVKWQGKQCAVIAVVKDFVWGSPYEPVKPVIIGFDKGWAGQMGLRLNPKAPVSASLAKLESIYKKYNPEYPFQYKFVDESFNGKFQTEKLLGTISTAFTILAIVISCLGLFGLASFSAEQRKKEISIRKVLGATVSSLWFNLSKEFLQLVIISFVIGSAISWYYMNRWLAHYTYRTDISLWVFVVTISISVAVCLITVSWQAIKAALSNPVKSLKNE, encoded by the coding sequence ATGTTTAAAAATTATTTTAAAATAGCCTGGCGCGGACTTATCAGAAACAAGCTGTACTCCGCTATCAATATCGGTGGGTTAGGTGCTGGTATGGCCGTAAGTTTTATACTGCTGATATACGTATATAATGAAGTTACTTTTGATAGTTTTCATCAAAATAAGGACAGGATATATAAGGTAATGAAAAATCAGCCTGCCAACGGCGAAATAAATACCGGCGATGCAACGCCAGTACAGCTTGCCGGTGCTTTACAAAAAGATTATCCCGAAATTGAAGCTATAACCCGTACCAATTGGGGCTACGATCAATTGCTTAACTACAACAATAAGCCGTTGAAATTTAACCTGATGTCGGTTGATGCTTCTTATTTGGACATATTTACGCTCGACTTTGTTAAAGGCAACAAACAGGATGCATTTAGAGACATGTCGTCTGTGATCATAACGGAGTCGGTGGTTAAGGCTTTGTTTGGCGATAAAGATCCAATGGGCCAAACCGTAAAATTAAATGGTAACCAGCTGGTTAAGGTAAGCGCGGTAATAAAAGACCTGCCTCAAAACTCAACTTTCCGGTTTAAAGCACTTATACCCTGGAAGCTTTATGAGTCGGCACAACCCTGGGTAAAAGGCTCAAGTTGGGGAAATTATAGCTTCATGACGTATGTATTGTTAAAACCAGGTATTAACCCTGATGTATTTAGCAACAAAATAAAAAATGTGATAGCCCGGTATAATGCAGATAATAAAGAGAATAAGTTGTTTTTATTTCCCTTTACTAAATGGCATTTGTATAGTGAATTCAAGAATGGTGTGAGTGTTGGGGGGAGTATTGAGTATGTGCGATTATTTCTGTTATTGGCTATTGGGATTTTACTGATTGCCTGTATCAATTTCATGAACCTTTCAACAGCCCGCTCAGGGCGCCGGTCACGAGAGGTTGGTATCCGCAAGGTTGTGGGAGCAAAGCGAACCGCCATCATACAGCAATTCTTAGGCGAATCGGTACTTACCGCATTTTTGGCATTTGTATTTGCCATTTTACTGATGTCGGTGTTGTTGCCATATTTTAATGAGCTTATCAGGGGGCAATTGACCATACCGTATGCTAATTATGGGGCATGGGCAGCGGCCATCGCGGTAACAGTAATCACCGGCCTTTTGGCGGGTAGTTATCCGGCTTTGTTTCTATCATCCTTTAAACCAGTAAGGGTTTTAAAGGGTAATAGCAGCACCGGGAAGCGAACATGGCATACCAGGCAAATACTGGTTGTAACCCAATTTGTATTTGCTACCTGTTTGATCATATCAAGTATTCTGATATATAAACAAATTTCTTATATCAAAAACAGGCCTGTTGGTTATTCGCAAAACGGACTGGTGGAGTTTGGCCTGGAAGGTAAAATGATCGATCAATTTAATAACTTCAGGCTAGACGCTATTAGTTCAGGAGCGGTAACGGACGCTGCAGCTACATCAACCAGCATTGCCAATACTAACGGTAGTACATGGGGTGTTACATGGCCGGGACAGCTTGCAGGTGAAGACAAAATACCTATTGATCAGATTGCGGTATCTTATCATTTTATATCAACCTTTGGTTTGCATATTTTACAAGGACGGGATTTTGATGAAAGCCGCCCGGCCGATACATTGGCTTTGATGCTCAACGAAGCCGCGGTAAAATTGATGAGACTGAAACAGCCACTAGGTCAGATAGTAAAATGGCAGGGAAAACAATGTGCTGTAATAGCGGTAGTTAAGGATTTCGTATGGGGATCACCTTATGAACCTGTTAAACCGGTGATTATAGGGTTTGATAAAGGCTGGGCCGGACAAATGGGGTTACGTTTAAACCCCAAAGCGCCGGTTTCGGCGAGTTTGGCCAAATTAGAAAGCATTTACAAAAAATACAATCCAGAGTATCCTTTTCAATACAAATTTGTTGACGAAAGCTTTAATGGCAAATTTCAAACGGAAAAATTATTGGGTACCATATCAACCGCGTTTACCATATTGGCTATTGTTATATCCTGCTTAGGTTTATTCGGACTTGCCTCATTCTCGGCCGAGCAGCGAAAGAAAGAAATAAGTATACGAAAAGTATTAGGTGCCACAGTCAGCAGTCTCTGGTTTAATCTTTCAAAAGAGTTTTTACAGCTGGTCATTATTTCGTTTGTGATAGGATCGGCTATTAGCTGGTATTACATGAACCGCTGGCTTGCGCATTATACCTACCGTACCGATATAAGTTTGTGGGTATTTGTAGTAACTATAAGTATAAGCGTAGCCGTGTGCCTGATTACGGTAAGCTGGCAGGCTATTAAGGCGGCTTTGAGTAATCCGGTGAAAAGTTTAAAGAACGAATAA
- a CDS encoding ABC transporter permease: protein MIKNYIKTAFRDLQKNKGFTAINILGLALGLATCLLIILYVVDELSYDRYNTKANRIYRVNEDLKLGDNSVKYAVCMPPLAKTLKTEYPYVENTVRLKNAGSWHVKKGNSNILENRLVYADPSLFDVFTLPMIEGSPSSALTEPNSVVITESTAKKYFNSVNAIGKTLVFNDNTPFKVTGVIHDVPKQSHFNFDFFLSMSTWPDSRSNEWLRSDYNTYVLLKNSTDAGKLAASFPELLRKFSGAQMQADMNMSIDAFEKSGSFFRMNLIPLTDIHLKSSLSGELGPNGTTQYIYIFSAIAIFILLIACVNFMNLSTARSSNRAREVGVRKVLGSDRKHLIAQFLTESVLVTFVATLLAFTAALFLLPLFNQLSGKELAINSQSLVWIIPSLLFISLFVGAIAGAYPAFYLSAFQPVDVLKGKLAAGFKGGRLRSFLVVFQFSISIFLIIGTLVIYNQLNYIQTKNLGYNRNQVLIVQNVFELNKQAKIFKQEVKEIPGVMNATMTGFLPTSNWKSTAIYYKDATLDQKKSLFPQSWEIDEDYVKTLDMKMVAGRSFSKDMPTDSTGIILNESAAKFLGFNDVNKILYRSQGGKNTLDNVKQYHVVGIVKDFNFSSLRESIGPVVMTLGENTGALSVKVDTKNLSALLSQIKDRWKELSPNVQINYSFMDQEFDASYRTEQRTGQIFIVFTSLAIVIACLGLFGLAAYAAEQRTKEIGIRKVLGASVSAIAGMLSKDFIKLVFISILIASPLAWYLMNKWLQDFAYRINIQWWVLVLAGMAALFIAVITVSFQSIKAAVANPVDSLKNE from the coding sequence ATGATCAAGAATTATATAAAAACAGCTTTCCGCGATCTTCAAAAAAACAAAGGGTTTACCGCCATCAATATCCTGGGCCTGGCTTTGGGCCTGGCCACCTGCCTGCTCATTATTTTATATGTAGTTGATGAATTAAGCTATGATCGCTACAATACCAAAGCCAACAGAATTTACCGGGTAAATGAAGATCTTAAACTGGGAGATAACAGCGTAAAATATGCCGTTTGCATGCCCCCGCTGGCTAAAACCCTAAAAACAGAATATCCATACGTTGAAAATACTGTCCGCTTAAAAAATGCCGGTAGCTGGCATGTTAAAAAAGGAAATTCCAATATACTGGAGAACCGGTTGGTTTATGCCGATCCTTCGTTGTTTGATGTTTTTACCTTACCGATGATCGAAGGCAGCCCTTCATCGGCCCTTACCGAACCTAATAGCGTTGTAATTACCGAAAGTACAGCCAAAAAATATTTTAACAGCGTTAATGCGATAGGCAAAACGCTGGTGTTCAATGATAATACTCCATTTAAAGTTACCGGTGTAATTCATGATGTGCCCAAGCAGTCGCATTTCAATTTTGATTTCTTTCTGTCGATGTCTACCTGGCCCGATAGCCGTTCCAATGAGTGGTTACGCAGTGATTATAATACTTATGTTTTATTAAAGAATTCTACCGATGCCGGGAAATTAGCGGCCAGCTTTCCTGAATTATTAAGAAAATTCAGCGGGGCCCAAATGCAGGCGGATATGAATATGAGTATTGATGCCTTTGAAAAAAGCGGCAGTTTCTTCAGAATGAATCTGATTCCGCTGACTGACATTCACCTGAAATCGAGCCTGAGCGGGGAATTAGGCCCTAATGGCACCACACAGTATATCTATATATTTTCGGCAATAGCCATTTTTATTCTTTTAATAGCCTGTGTCAACTTCATGAACCTTTCTACAGCACGTTCGTCAAACCGGGCACGTGAGGTTGGTGTACGTAAAGTTTTAGGCTCCGACCGTAAACATCTTATCGCTCAGTTTTTAACCGAATCTGTTCTGGTTACCTTTGTAGCAACCTTACTGGCCTTTACAGCAGCCTTATTTTTATTACCACTATTCAACCAGTTATCGGGTAAGGAACTGGCAATTAATAGCCAGTCTTTAGTTTGGATCATCCCATCGTTATTATTCATATCCTTATTTGTTGGTGCCATTGCTGGGGCATACCCAGCGTTTTATCTATCAGCATTTCAACCGGTGGATGTTTTAAAAGGAAAATTAGCTGCCGGGTTTAAGGGGGGAAGGCTCAGGAGTTTTCTGGTCGTTTTCCAGTTCTCGATATCCATTTTCCTGATCATCGGTACTTTGGTGATATATAACCAGTTAAATTATATCCAAACAAAAAACTTAGGTTACAATCGCAACCAGGTACTTATTGTTCAAAATGTTTTTGAGCTTAACAAACAGGCTAAAATATTTAAACAGGAGGTAAAAGAAATTCCTGGGGTTATGAATGCCACCATGACGGGTTTCCTGCCTACTTCCAATTGGAAAAGCACGGCTATATACTATAAAGATGCTACGCTTGATCAAAAAAAATCCCTGTTTCCGCAAAGCTGGGAAATTGATGAGGATTATGTAAAAACGTTGGATATGAAGATGGTGGCAGGGCGCAGCTTCTCCAAAGATATGCCTACGGATTCTACGGGTATTATACTTAATGAATCTGCCGCTAAATTCCTGGGCTTTAACGATGTTAATAAAATCCTGTACAGGAGCCAGGGTGGCAAAAATACGCTGGATAATGTAAAGCAATATCATGTAGTGGGTATAGTAAAAGATTTTAATTTTAGTTCCCTGCGCGAAAGTATAGGTCCGGTGGTGATGACACTTGGCGAAAATACAGGCGCTCTAAGTGTTAAGGTAGATACTAAAAACCTGTCTGCGCTGCTATCCCAAATAAAAGACAGGTGGAAGGAATTATCGCCCAACGTGCAGATTAACTATTCATTTATGGATCAGGAGTTTGACGCCTCCTATCGCACAGAACAGCGTACAGGTCAGATATTTATAGTATTTACTTCTCTTGCCATTGTAATTGCTTGTCTGGGTTTATTTGGTTTGGCCGCCTATGCTGCAGAACAGCGCACCAAAGAGATTGGTATAAGGAAGGTACTGGGAGCCAGTGTATCGGCCATTGCGGGTATGTTGTCCAAGGACTTCATTAAGCTGGTGTTTATATCCATTTTGATAGCCTCGCCTTTAGCATGGTACCTGATGAATAAATGGTTACAGGATTTTGCTTACCGGATTAATATCCAGTGGTGGGTTCTGGTGCTGGCCGGCATGGCAGCATTATTTATAGCAGTTATTACAGTAAGTTTTCAATCCATCAAAGCTGCAGTGGCCAACCCGGTTGATAGCTTAAAAAACGAATAG
- a CDS encoding ABC transporter ATP-binding protein, protein MIKITNLEKFYRTEEVETIALNKLSIEIATGEFVAIMGPSGCGKSTLLNILGMLDDPDAGSYIFNDIEVAHFTERKRADLRKHNIGFVFQSFNLIDELTVFENVELPLIYTGVASAERVKRVEEVLDKMQIMHRRNHYPQQLSGGQQQRVAIARAVVNKPKLILADEPTGNLDSSNGNDVMELLTDLNEQGTTIIMVTHSEHDARYSHRIIRLLDGQSVMENIMV, encoded by the coding sequence ATGATAAAAATTACTAATCTCGAAAAATTCTACCGTACAGAAGAGGTAGAGACCATAGCTTTAAATAAGCTGTCGATTGAAATTGCTACCGGCGAATTTGTGGCCATCATGGGGCCGTCTGGTTGCGGTAAGTCAACCTTGCTTAATATTTTAGGGATGCTTGATGATCCGGATGCGGGCAGTTATATTTTTAATGATATTGAGGTAGCTCATTTTACTGAGCGTAAACGTGCCGATCTGCGTAAACACAACATTGGCTTTGTGTTCCAGAGCTTTAACCTGATTGATGAGCTTACTGTATTTGAAAACGTAGAATTACCGTTGATATATACTGGTGTAGCATCAGCCGAAAGAGTAAAAAGGGTAGAAGAGGTATTGGACAAAATGCAGATCATGCATCGCCGTAACCACTATCCGCAACAATTATCAGGTGGTCAGCAACAGCGTGTGGCTATTGCCCGTGCAGTAGTTAACAAACCTAAACTGATACTGGCGGATGAGCCCACTGGTAACCTGGACAGCAGCAACGGTAACGACGTAATGGAACTGCTGACTGATTTAAATGAGCAGGGAACTACCATTATTATGGTTACGCACTCTGAGCATGATGCCCGTTATAGCCACCGTATCATCCGCTTGTTGGATGGTCAGAGCGTAATGGAGAATATTATGGTTTAA
- a CDS encoding efflux RND transporter periplasmic adaptor subunit: MDRKIEKKTWNNKRILTIAGITGIILLVGGSIYFTSGKSKLDVDTERITISTITKGPFQEFIPVNGVVMPLTTIYLDASEGGVVEEKFVEDGANLKKGDPILKLSNTDLELSLANQETAVYAEQTQMQISHNNAQQNTITKLNTMADVENAYKEAERVYKLDKHLYDQKAIGLQQYQSDKNMYDYQVNRYKLAKQILVQDTSLVKQQASQSQEQYAHMKTTLELMRKKVASLVLRAPIDGQLTSMDAEVGQNKKQGEHLGQIDVQSGYKVRVDIDEHYLSRIYTGLKGDFQFADKTYNLVIKKVFTQVTAGRFQVDMQFVGEVPKGIRKGQTLQVRLALSDETTAILVPKGGFYQQTGGNWIFKVSEDGTKAYKVDIQLGRQSPDYFVITDGLKPGDKVITSSYETYGDIQELVLKK; the protein is encoded by the coding sequence GTGGACAGAAAAATTGAAAAGAAGACCTGGAATAATAAACGGATACTAACAATTGCGGGCATAACAGGCATTATTTTATTAGTTGGCGGCAGTATTTATTTTACATCTGGTAAAAGCAAATTGGATGTTGACACCGAACGTATAACCATCAGTACTATCACTAAAGGCCCGTTCCAGGAGTTTATCCCGGTTAATGGCGTGGTAATGCCACTGACCACTATTTATCTTGACGCATCAGAAGGTGGTGTGGTTGAAGAAAAGTTTGTGGAAGATGGCGCCAACCTGAAAAAAGGCGATCCGATTTTAAAACTGTCCAATACCGATCTGGAACTGAGTCTGGCTAACCAGGAAACTGCTGTATATGCCGAGCAAACCCAGATGCAGATATCGCATAACAACGCGCAGCAGAACACCATTACCAAGTTAAATACCATGGCCGATGTTGAGAACGCTTACAAAGAAGCCGAAAGGGTATATAAGCTGGATAAACATCTTTATGACCAAAAAGCTATTGGTTTACAACAATACCAATCTGATAAAAACATGTATGATTATCAGGTTAACCGTTATAAATTAGCCAAGCAAATATTAGTGCAGGATACCTCACTGGTTAAACAGCAGGCTTCGCAGTCACAGGAACAATATGCGCACATGAAAACCACATTGGAATTGATGCGTAAAAAAGTAGCCAGCCTGGTTTTAAGGGCGCCTATTGATGGTCAGTTAACCTCAATGGATGCAGAAGTTGGTCAAAACAAAAAACAAGGAGAGCACCTGGGGCAGATCGATGTTCAATCAGGCTATAAAGTAAGGGTTGATATTGACGAGCATTATCTGTCACGTATATACACTGGCTTAAAAGGCGATTTTCAGTTTGCTGATAAAACCTATAACCTGGTAATCAAAAAGGTTTTCACACAGGTAACTGCAGGCAGATTCCAGGTTGATATGCAGTTTGTAGGTGAGGTACCTAAAGGTATCAGGAAAGGACAAACATTGCAGGTAAGACTGGCGCTGAGCGACGAAACTACGGCTATATTGGTTCCTAAAGGTGGTTTTTACCAGCAAACCGGTGGTAACTGGATATTTAAAGTAAGCGAAGATGGCACCAAGGCCTATAAGGTAGATATACAATTAGGCAGACAAAGCCCGGATTACTTTGTAATAACCGATGGATTGAAACCTGGCGACAAGGTAATTACCTCAAGCTATGAAACTTATGGCGACATACAGGAATTGGTATTGAAAAAATAA
- a CDS encoding sigma-54-dependent transcriptional regulator, with product MILKKATILIVDDDPDVLTAVKLLLKTEAQEVITEKNPENLNWLLQRNEVDLVLLDMNFNSAINTGNEGLYWLRKVKDWKPNVCVIMITAYGDIDLAVRSLKEGANDFIVKPWHNEKLITTIKELLDKKEGVKTTKTAVKSTAGDTSILGESEVMQDIFYKVNKIAPTDANILLLGENGTGKDLMAKAIHERSLRADKPFIKVDVGALTDTLFESELFGHKKGAFTDAREDRTGRFEDAQGGTLFLDEIGNISLQQQAKLLTVLQNRQVTRLGTNKAVDIDIRLICATNVPMHELANENRFRKDLIYRINTVEINMPPLRKRNEDITILARHFAKLYAGKYLKPSMDFDAVALQKLKSYNYPGNVRELQYTIERAVIMADENILRPDDLIFSILETAPETVADDDNIQLSTLEKNAILRVIEKHNGNITRAAKELGLTRTALYRRLSKYDI from the coding sequence ATGATATTAAAAAAAGCTACTATTTTAATTGTTGACGATGACCCGGATGTGTTGACCGCCGTTAAGCTTTTACTGAAGACAGAAGCGCAGGAAGTGATTACCGAGAAAAACCCGGAGAATTTAAATTGGTTATTGCAACGCAACGAAGTTGATCTGGTTTTGCTGGATATGAATTTTAATAGCGCTATAAATACCGGCAACGAGGGCTTATACTGGTTACGCAAAGTGAAGGACTGGAAACCCAATGTATGCGTGATCATGATAACCGCTTATGGCGATATTGATTTAGCCGTACGTTCTTTAAAAGAAGGCGCTAATGATTTTATTGTAAAACCATGGCATAATGAAAAGCTAATAACTACCATAAAAGAGCTCCTTGATAAAAAAGAGGGTGTAAAAACCACCAAAACCGCTGTTAAAAGTACAGCTGGCGATACTTCTATCCTTGGCGAATCAGAAGTGATGCAGGATATTTTTTACAAGGTGAATAAAATTGCCCCTACTGATGCCAATATCCTGCTCCTGGGTGAAAATGGTACCGGTAAGGATTTGATGGCCAAAGCCATACATGAACGTTCGCTGCGTGCCGATAAGCCTTTTATTAAAGTGGATGTAGGAGCCTTAACCGATACTTTGTTTGAGAGTGAACTTTTTGGTCATAAAAAAGGCGCATTTACCGATGCCCGCGAAGACCGTACCGGCAGGTTTGAAGATGCACAGGGCGGTACTTTATTCCTCGATGAAATTGGCAACATTAGCCTGCAGCAACAGGCTAAGCTGCTTACTGTATTACAAAACCGGCAGGTAACCCGTTTAGGTACCAACAAAGCTGTTGATATCGACATCCGGTTGATTTGCGCCACCAACGTGCCTATGCATGAGCTGGCTAACGAAAACCGTTTCCGCAAGGATTTGATATACCGCATCAATACCGTTGAGATTAATATGCCTCCATTGCGCAAGCGTAATGAAGATATTACGATACTGGCCAGACATTTTGCCAAATTATATGCCGGTAAGTACCTGAAACCTTCGATGGATTTTGATGCCGTGGCTCTGCAGAAATTAAAATCATACAATTATCCAGGCAACGTACGCGAATTGCAATATACTATTGAACGGGCGGTGATTATGGCCGACGAGAATATACTGCGCCCCGACGATTTGATATTCTCGATCCTGGAAACGGCGCCTGAAACCGTTGCCGATGATGATAACATACAGCTAAGTACCCTGGAAAAAAACGCCATACTTCGGGTTATCGAAAAACACAATGGCAACATCACACGGGCCGCTAAAGAATTGGGATTAACCCGCACGGCCTTATACCGCAGATTAAGCAAATATGATATTTAA
- a CDS encoding sensor histidine kinase, which yields MIFNRYEWRLLLRVFLMFLALVAAAFVIVSGKPLYLVIFIPLIVYAVIEMIRFQKKAQDEVNQFVESIHYRDFSRHFDVRRAPNELKPLRKGFNDINTTFKLISRERETQYHYLQKILELVDTGILSFEEESGNISWINEAFKNLIGIPYLKSLHSLEKRDPALYHELIIVKPGDSKIITITRNQQLVKMLITASVMRSDNILYKLVAFQNVSEALDETESKAWSKLLNVMTHEIMNSVAPISSLADTLKNRLQSPEITGAIQSSELEDLELGIDTIKRRSEGLLKFTESYRSLNKITKLDLNKILVRDLFENLASLMRPTLEKKHIELEIILRDPTLAIQADINLIEQVMINLLVNAIEAVKDREEPRLILSGELQNNSKTLVKVIDNGLGMPPELLDKIFIPFFSTRKTGSGIGLSLCKQIMLLHKGNIQVQSTEGKGSSFILQFIP from the coding sequence ATGATATTTAACCGATATGAATGGCGGCTGTTGCTGCGTGTATTTCTGATGTTCCTGGCCCTGGTTGCCGCCGCTTTTGTTATTGTTAGCGGTAAACCTTTATACCTGGTTATTTTTATCCCGCTCATTGTATATGCGGTTATTGAAATGATCCGTTTTCAGAAAAAAGCACAGGACGAGGTAAACCAGTTTGTGGAGTCAATCCATTACCGCGATTTTTCACGCCACTTTGATGTTCGGCGCGCGCCCAATGAGCTGAAGCCATTACGTAAAGGATTTAATGATATCAATACCACCTTTAAACTCATCAGTCGCGAACGTGAAACACAATATCACTATCTTCAAAAGATTTTGGAATTGGTTGATACCGGTATTCTTTCGTTCGAGGAAGAAAGTGGCAACATCAGCTGGATCAATGAAGCTTTTAAAAACCTGATTGGCATCCCCTATCTTAAATCTCTACATTCGCTGGAAAAACGAGATCCGGCCCTGTACCATGAGCTGATCATCGTAAAACCCGGCGACAGCAAGATCATCACCATTACACGTAACCAGCAGCTGGTTAAAATGCTGATCACCGCCAGTGTAATGCGCAGTGATAACATATTATACAAATTGGTAGCCTTTCAGAATGTAAGCGAGGCCCTGGATGAAACGGAGTCAAAAGCATGGTCAAAACTGCTTAACGTAATGACGCATGAGATCATGAACTCGGTAGCGCCAATATCATCATTGGCTGATACCTTGAAAAACCGACTGCAAAGCCCCGAAATAACCGGTGCTATTCAAAGCAGTGAACTGGAAGACCTGGAACTGGGTATCGATACCATTAAAAGACGAAGCGAAGGCTTGCTCAAATTTACCGAAAGCTACCGCAGTCTCAATAAGATCACCAAGCTCGATCTGAATAAAATCCTGGTACGCGACCTGTTTGAGAACCTGGCCAGCCTGATGCGGCCAACACTCGAGAAAAAACACATCGAACTGGAAATCATCCTGCGCGATCCTACCCTGGCTATACAGGCTGATATTAACTTGATTGAACAGGTAATGATCAACCTGCTGGTAAACGCCATAGAAGCGGTAAAAGACCGTGAAGAGCCCCGCCTGATATTATCAGGCGAGTTACAGAATAACAGCAAAACCCTGGTAAAAGTGATAGACAACGGTTTGGGTATGCCGCCCGAACTGCTCGATAAAATTTTTATCCCCTTCTTTAGTACCCGTAAAACAGGCAGCGGTATAGGTCTTAGTTTATGTAAACAGATCATGTTATTGCACAAAGGCAATATACAGGTACAATCAACCGAAGGCAAGGGATCATCATTTATTTTGCAATTTATACCATGA
- a CDS encoding transposase, with the protein MKINNNTCYHLYNRGNNREPIYFEEENYCYFLTQFKKHVLPSSEVYSYCLMPNHFHFFIRVNDNVLFEKGIKNFFISYSKAINKKYNRIGSLFQGRYKVSEVNSNSYYTKIITYIHQNPVVAKLVDNMIDYKYSSYSAYLTQKETSLKKQEVLDWFGGLISFIDVHKIILDERQISQYLKV; encoded by the coding sequence ATGAAAATCAACAATAACACCTGCTACCATTTATATAACAGAGGAAACAATAGAGAACCGATCTATTTTGAAGAAGAAAATTACTGCTATTTTCTTACCCAATTTAAAAAACACGTATTACCATCCTCTGAAGTTTACTCATATTGTTTAATGCCAAATCATTTTCATTTCTTTATCCGGGTCAATGATAATGTGCTTTTTGAAAAAGGGATAAAAAACTTTTTTATTTCATATTCCAAAGCGATTAATAAAAAATACAATCGCATTGGAAGCCTATTTCAAGGTAGATATAAAGTATCCGAGGTCAATTCAAATAGTTACTATACTAAAATAATCACTTATATACATCAGAATCCGGTAGTTGCCAAACTGGTTGACAATATGATTGATTATAAATACTCATCTTATTCAGCATATTTGACGCAGAAAGAAACCTCATTAAAAAAGCAAGAAGTTTTGGATTGGTTTGGTGGCCTAATTAGCTTTATTGATGTTCATAAGATAATACTTGATGAGCGTCAAATAAGTCAATATTTAAAGGTTTAA